In a genomic window of Opitutales bacterium:
- a CDS encoding Ig-like domain-containing protein: MILEGTPDLDTTSLFQPFTFAIPGSAAGQTWILDIEAEDVLGQVGRSNFSVAIGENAYPEISADQLLYAGVSIPVDAVNSVLGIEILRGNAVSIPIQASDDLAVAAVSISINGEEAEGYDFFVDSVYRWETTNLPLGTYRFEIAATDSIGQATTRFFIVRLVSDAAPEGIVIAPAPGQVIPEGLRYLSLSALVRDNSQVVQVEFLVDGKILDTIDGGFGVVGFDSNGELAYFDSRVESGMQAMGWRGIDFLPGAADNAYGPYDLVLLETDFQVPVGVFASGQTVEIGLRITDNQGNVGLYFHEVLVIEDTQKPQFTLGEPVAGQSYIAGALVDFNLRAADDAAVERIAVWSDVSVSGSGTELDFSGGIPFLSESDIEPIDALPGTVNVIDTPLYELTLRLPETLGERFFGIEVLDINGQQTRGVVGFYIVEDEPPTLDILQPEPGSFVPQGAFLGVQAVATDDLSVDRVVFTVVDDDGLPFPDIEPFIDTIAPYGFSFTIPETSDERGVLKIAASAVDSGGQVTHEPAVTIYSRTDFPPSISLSNPVNGQAIFEGMDLLIQASAGDDIEVRSVTFTVDGQPIATDLTAPFEVFWNVPFDRVGDTLILGAIA; the protein is encoded by the coding sequence GTGATCCTCGAAGGTACGCCCGATCTGGATACGACCTCGCTCTTTCAGCCCTTTACTTTTGCGATTCCCGGCAGTGCTGCGGGTCAAACCTGGATTCTTGATATCGAGGCTGAGGATGTGTTAGGGCAAGTGGGCCGTAGCAATTTCTCTGTGGCCATCGGTGAGAACGCTTATCCTGAGATCTCGGCGGATCAGCTACTCTATGCCGGAGTAAGCATCCCTGTGGATGCGGTTAATTCCGTTTTGGGAATCGAGATTCTTCGAGGAAACGCAGTGAGCATACCGATTCAGGCTTCTGATGATCTCGCGGTGGCAGCCGTATCGATTTCCATCAATGGCGAGGAAGCGGAAGGCTACGATTTCTTTGTTGATAGCGTCTATCGTTGGGAAACAACTAATCTGCCGCTGGGGACCTACCGTTTTGAGATAGCAGCCACAGACTCGATTGGGCAGGCGACGACGCGCTTTTTCATTGTGCGATTAGTATCCGATGCGGCGCCGGAGGGGATTGTGATCGCTCCAGCACCGGGGCAGGTGATCCCTGAGGGGCTACGGTATCTATCTTTGTCAGCGCTTGTCCGAGATAATTCACAGGTGGTTCAGGTCGAATTCCTCGTTGATGGAAAGATATTAGATACGATTGATGGGGGTTTTGGCGTCGTGGGCTTCGATTCGAACGGAGAACTTGCCTATTTTGACAGCCGTGTCGAGTCGGGCATGCAAGCTATGGGATGGAGGGGCATCGATTTCCTTCCTGGAGCTGCGGATAATGCGTATGGGCCTTATGATTTGGTTTTGCTTGAAACCGATTTCCAGGTGCCGGTCGGCGTTTTTGCTTCGGGTCAAACCGTCGAAATCGGTCTTCGGATCACCGACAATCAGGGAAATGTCGGATTGTACTTCCATGAAGTTCTCGTGATCGAAGATACACAAAAGCCACAATTCACACTCGGAGAACCTGTAGCAGGCCAATCCTATATCGCCGGTGCGCTGGTCGACTTTAATCTGCGTGCTGCGGATGATGCCGCAGTGGAACGGATCGCGGTGTGGAGTGATGTGAGTGTTTCAGGCTCAGGCACGGAGCTTGATTTCAGTGGTGGCATCCCATTTTTAAGCGAGTCGGATATCGAGCCCATCGATGCTTTGCCAGGCACTGTGAATGTCATCGATACCCCGCTATACGAACTGACTTTGCGCCTGCCGGAGACTCTCGGAGAGCGATTTTTTGGAATTGAGGTGTTAGATATAAATGGCCAGCAAACGCGTGGAGTTGTTGGATTTTATATCGTTGAAGATGAACCGCCTACCTTGGATATCCTTCAGCCTGAACCAGGGTCGTTTGTGCCTCAGGGAGCTTTTCTGGGTGTGCAAGCAGTGGCTACAGACGATCTCAGTGTGGATCGCGTTGTCTTTACGGTCGTGGATGATGATGGGCTCCCATTCCCGGATATTGAGCCCTTCATCGACACCATTGCACCGTATGGATTCAGCTTTACGATTCCGGAGACCAGCGATGAACGCGGCGTGTTGAAGATCGCGGCATCGGCGGTGGACTCGGGAGGCCAGGTTACTCATGAGCCTGCGGTTACGATTTACAGCAGGACCGATTTTCCGCCTTCGATTTCACTGTCTAATCCAGTTAACGGTCAGGCGATCTTCGAGGGGATGGATCTGCTCATCCAGGCGTCCGCGGGAGATGATATTGAAGTGCGCTCTGTGACATTTACGGTCGACGGTCAGCCGATCGCCACTGACTTGACCGCGCCCTTCGAGGTATTCTGGAATGTGCCCTTCGATCGGGTAGGTGATACGTTGATTCTGGGCGCTATAGCATAG
- a CDS encoding queuosine precursor transporter: MTALERKFVLLLTVFIAALSILNVISAKLFVIGGLSFPLSAGILCYWITFPITDIVSEVYGKAHAQFLVWMGFLANIIILFVSQVAIQLPPADFYTNQEGFAATLGAVPIIVCASLAAYLAAQTHDVWAYHFWKKVTGNKHMWLRNNLSTITSQLLDSLVFNGIAFFIFGDWTLGVFISSTLAFWALKLAIAIIDTPIVYLLHRWLTGHWSPSKAAAQQT; encoded by the coding sequence ATGACCGCACTTGAACGTAAATTTGTCCTCCTGCTCACCGTCTTTATCGCAGCGCTGTCCATTCTTAATGTGATCAGCGCCAAGCTCTTCGTGATCGGAGGTCTATCGTTTCCCCTGAGTGCCGGTATACTGTGCTATTGGATCACATTCCCTATCACTGACATCGTTTCTGAAGTCTATGGCAAGGCGCACGCTCAGTTCCTGGTTTGGATGGGATTCTTGGCCAACATCATTATCTTGTTTGTCTCACAGGTGGCCATCCAGCTGCCTCCAGCTGATTTCTATACCAACCAAGAAGGTTTCGCTGCAACACTGGGGGCTGTCCCGATTATTGTCTGCGCCTCCTTAGCTGCCTATCTCGCTGCCCAAACGCATGACGTGTGGGCTTACCATTTTTGGAAAAAAGTAACGGGCAACAAACACATGTGGCTCCGCAATAACCTAAGCACCATAACCTCCCAACTCCTGGACTCGCTCGTCTTCAACGGCATCGCCTTTTTTATCTTCGGTGATTGGACTCTCGGGGTATTTATTAGCAGCACCCTTGCATTCTGGGCACTCAAGCTCGCCATCGCTATAATCGACACCCCCATTGTCTACCTCCTACACCGTTGGCTTACTGGCCACTGGAGCCCAAGCAAAGCCGCAGCGCAGCAAACATAG
- a CDS encoding amidohydrolase family protein — translation MRFDDVIVLCGPDLEPFQCASFEVQGDTIKHIQKTTPVSVCDGAKRVIIPGLYNSHTHMGDSFLPDGTTGMTLEEGFFRPNGYKYRQLKAAKRPAHLEAICDHLHYMASSGTVCHIDFREQGEYGVDLLREASDITGVDSIILGQFAELPFDDAELAASSKPLSESDLAELRHILQKANGFSESTMNDLTNPAWQQIRELTTELGKLRAIHCLENEGYRDVSLKHTGRGDLMRAIELLDPHLIIHLTVANAEEIELLAQHGKTGVLNPRANANLALPLPPINELLNAGINLLLGTDNGLLNSPNMFAELDYTYKLTKSQFGDPRKPDPAAILKMATSNVRPALGGDHYGYLETGLPASFVVLDFGAPHLKRSRHLLASILTRVTPAEVLETYRLGKRIA, via the coding sequence ATGAGATTTGACGACGTCATCGTCCTCTGCGGCCCCGACTTAGAACCTTTTCAATGTGCCTCCTTTGAAGTTCAAGGCGACACCATCAAACACATCCAAAAGACTACGCCAGTCAGCGTCTGCGACGGCGCAAAACGCGTCATCATCCCCGGTCTTTATAACAGTCATACCCATATGGGGGACTCTTTTCTACCCGATGGCACAACAGGCATGACGCTCGAAGAAGGTTTTTTTCGGCCCAACGGTTATAAATATCGTCAACTCAAGGCAGCCAAACGCCCAGCCCATCTCGAAGCCATCTGCGATCACCTACACTACATGGCCAGCTCGGGCACTGTCTGTCATATCGATTTCAGAGAACAAGGCGAATACGGCGTAGACCTTTTACGCGAAGCATCGGACATAACTGGCGTCGATTCCATCATCCTCGGCCAATTCGCAGAACTGCCCTTTGATGACGCCGAACTTGCTGCTTCAAGCAAACCCCTCTCCGAGTCCGATCTCGCAGAGCTGCGCCACATACTCCAAAAGGCCAATGGCTTCAGCGAAAGCACCATGAACGACCTGACTAATCCAGCTTGGCAGCAAATTCGCGAGCTGACGACTGAACTCGGAAAGCTGCGCGCGATCCACTGTCTGGAAAATGAAGGCTATCGCGATGTGAGCCTCAAGCACACGGGTAGGGGAGACCTGATGCGTGCCATTGAACTCCTCGATCCACATCTCATTATTCACCTGACTGTCGCCAACGCCGAAGAAATCGAACTATTGGCTCAGCATGGCAAAACCGGCGTGCTCAACCCGCGAGCGAATGCCAATCTCGCGCTGCCACTTCCCCCCATAAATGAACTCTTAAACGCGGGTATCAATCTGCTGCTTGGAACGGATAACGGACTGCTCAACAGTCCCAACATGTTCGCTGAATTAGACTACACTTACAAATTGACCAAAAGCCAGTTTGGCGATCCGCGGAAACCCGATCCGGCTGCGATTTTGAAAATGGCGACGAGCAATGTGCGGCCCGCTCTCGGGGGCGATCACTACGGATATTTGGAAACCGGCCTCCCTGCATCTTTTGTTGTGCTCGATTTCGGAGCTCCCCATCTCAAAAGGTCGCGTCACCTGCTAGCCTCCATTTTGACACGTGTGACGCCCGCTGAAGTTTTGGAAACTTATCGGCTCGGAAAACGCATTGCCTAA
- a CDS encoding cation:proton antiporter gives MDALLIAVAFVFGLIAQQLKLPPLVGFLVSGFVLQAMGKEGGPALQTMADLGVTLLLFCIGVKLKLRSLARPEIWAGTTMHTGGVMLACIPVLLIIAVGVLGIEWFDIKVAALIAFGLSFSSTVFAVKSLSENGDMASIHGRTAIGVLIMQDILAVLFLTFSTGKIPDLWAIPLLIALLGGRSLLQLLIGRSGHGEMIALCGLFLALVVGASGFDSVGLKGDLGALFVGILVGAHPKAAELNKSLLSITDLLLVAFFLQIGLQGSLSLQAVLWALLFMLLLPLKSIGFFLIFTRFHLRARTGWLSALSLSTYSEFGLIVLSLAVAKGWLGSEWLVSMALALSLSILSAAPLTRKADALYERIAGRLKRFETSKDHPDDLPIEIGDRRIAIFGMGRVGVAAYTYLDERFPGKIVGFDMDDYTVEQHQKEGRAVLLADATDTDFWAKVSFRERLDLAILALPNHSANVVAAETLKRNAFPGVVTAIGKFDDEVEELSALGTATAFNLYTEAGNGFAGHVYDVFAKERPELVEKWADTNRKA, from the coding sequence ATGGACGCACTCCTCATCGCCGTAGCTTTTGTTTTTGGACTCATTGCTCAACAGCTTAAATTGCCCCCGCTGGTCGGGTTTTTAGTGTCGGGCTTTGTGCTGCAGGCTATGGGCAAAGAAGGCGGACCAGCGCTACAAACCATGGCCGATTTGGGCGTTACACTCCTGCTCTTTTGCATCGGCGTGAAGCTCAAACTGCGCTCACTGGCCCGCCCAGAGATTTGGGCAGGTACCACCATGCACACCGGAGGTGTGATGCTTGCATGCATACCAGTTCTTTTGATCATCGCCGTTGGCGTGCTTGGAATCGAATGGTTCGACATCAAAGTCGCCGCGTTGATCGCCTTTGGCCTGAGCTTTTCGAGCACGGTCTTTGCAGTGAAGAGTCTTAGCGAAAATGGCGATATGGCGTCCATTCACGGACGTACGGCCATTGGCGTGCTGATCATGCAGGATATTCTGGCTGTCCTTTTCCTGACCTTCAGCACGGGAAAAATACCTGATCTCTGGGCCATTCCCCTACTCATCGCTTTGTTAGGTGGACGCTCCTTGCTCCAGCTCCTTATCGGGCGATCAGGTCACGGAGAAATGATCGCCCTTTGTGGTTTATTTCTTGCCCTAGTGGTGGGTGCTTCGGGGTTTGACTCCGTGGGATTAAAGGGAGACCTCGGGGCCTTATTTGTGGGCATCCTCGTCGGTGCCCATCCGAAAGCAGCCGAGTTGAACAAATCGCTGCTCAGCATCACTGACCTGCTGCTTGTTGCCTTCTTCCTACAGATTGGACTGCAGGGGAGCCTAAGCCTGCAAGCGGTGCTTTGGGCGCTCCTCTTCATGCTGCTGCTTCCCCTGAAGAGTATTGGCTTCTTCCTCATCTTTACTCGATTTCATCTGCGCGCGCGCACCGGATGGCTCAGCGCTCTGAGTTTGTCGACCTACAGTGAGTTTGGGCTCATCGTTCTTTCTTTGGCAGTCGCCAAAGGCTGGCTAGGCAGCGAATGGCTGGTTTCCATGGCCCTCGCCCTTTCCCTGAGTATTCTTTCCGCAGCACCCCTGACTCGCAAAGCGGACGCACTATACGAACGTATTGCCGGAAGACTGAAACGCTTTGAGACGAGTAAAGACCACCCGGATGACTTACCTATCGAAATCGGTGATCGCCGCATCGCCATCTTTGGTATGGGCCGCGTTGGCGTCGCAGCCTACACATACCTGGACGAGCGATTTCCCGGAAAGATCGTAGGATTCGACATGGACGATTACACTGTCGAACAACACCAAAAAGAAGGGCGCGCCGTTCTTCTAGCCGACGCCACCGACACCGACTTTTGGGCCAAAGTCAGCTTCCGCGAACGCCTCGACCTAGCCATCCTCGCCCTACCCAACCACAGCGCCAACGTCGTGGCGGCCGAAACACTCAAGCGCAATGCCTTTCCTGGCGTCGTGACAGCGATCGGCAAGTTTGACGACGAAGTCGAAGAACTCAGCGCCCTCGGCACGGCCACCGCATTTAATCTCTATACCGAAGCCGGAAACGGCTTCGCCGGCCACGTCTACGACGTTTTTGCGAAGGAACGGCCCGAGTTAGTAGAAAAGTGGGCAGACACTAACAGAAAAGCATAG
- the psd gene encoding phosphatidylserine decarboxylase (Phosphatidylserine decarboxylase is synthesized as a single chain precursor. Generation of the pyruvoyl active site from a Ser is coupled to cleavage of a Gly-Ser bond between the larger (beta) and smaller (alpha chains). It is an integral membrane protein.): protein MDAIKFYNRYTGEIEVEQIYGERSLRWAHETGLGRLALKAFLTKPWLSALYGKRMNRAQSRDMIAPMIEEYGLDVSEFRDDPSDFEHFNAFFYRKLKPEARPIDDAADSVVFPADGRHFLIPELNNGANFFLKGKRFDIDSLFDDSELANRFRGGSLVISRLCPVDYHRFHFPVSGIYQSLSTLPGPLYSVNPIALFMKPDSLWTNHRHVSLVTGKDGLDVGVVEIGATLVGGIHPTARTGAVEKGDEKGYFSFGGSCVVTVWPRDRIHFADDLIKQSSQGVELYAKMGDKLGMIS from the coding sequence ATGGACGCGATTAAATTTTATAACCGGTATACCGGGGAGATAGAGGTCGAACAAATCTACGGCGAGCGTTCTTTGCGGTGGGCGCATGAGACGGGGTTGGGCCGACTCGCATTGAAAGCCTTTTTGACGAAGCCTTGGCTTTCAGCGCTTTATGGGAAGCGGATGAATCGTGCCCAGTCGCGCGACATGATTGCGCCCATGATCGAGGAGTATGGATTGGATGTGTCGGAGTTTCGCGATGATCCTTCCGATTTCGAACACTTCAACGCGTTCTTCTATCGCAAGCTCAAGCCGGAGGCACGACCGATTGACGACGCGGCGGACAGCGTTGTGTTTCCTGCGGATGGGCGGCACTTCCTCATTCCTGAGCTTAACAACGGCGCGAATTTTTTCCTGAAGGGGAAACGATTTGATATCGATTCCCTATTTGACGACTCGGAGTTGGCAAACCGGTTCCGAGGGGGCAGCCTCGTCATCTCACGCCTCTGCCCAGTCGACTATCACCGCTTTCATTTCCCGGTTTCGGGCATATATCAGTCTCTGAGCACGCTCCCTGGACCGCTGTATTCGGTAAATCCCATCGCGCTATTTATGAAGCCTGACAGCTTGTGGACGAATCATCGACATGTCTCTCTGGTAACGGGTAAAGATGGTCTGGATGTGGGGGTCGTAGAGATCGGAGCGACGCTCGTAGGCGGCATACACCCAACGGCCCGAACGGGAGCTGTAGAGAAGGGTGACGAGAAAGGATATTTCTCCTTTGGCGGGAGCTGCGTAGTCACCGTCTGGCCACGCGATCGAATCCACTTTGCTGACGACCTGATCAAGCAATCATCCCAAGGCGTTGAACTTTACGCAAAGATGGGAGATAAGCTGGGGATGATAAGTTGA
- a CDS encoding CDP-alcohol phosphatidyltransferase family protein yields the protein MKRFLPNLLTLSSAVAGMASILVLMGHWGTSSFEQKFQWVFWLVTAAVFFDTIDGSVARLLRVQSSMGAQLDNLCDATTFGLAVGVAIIVFLERVLSPEWGSISYILGVIWLLAVIVRLARFQVDQEDSDPAQAHMYFRGLCSPMAALFAVSLMQLALRFPAIQTIAPVILLAAAGLMISNFPFADLPKHYLGRRRPVWEVGPFVIAAPFISISGSVALFITYFILLSLGSPTKGRVVLPKRPSS from the coding sequence GTGAAGCGCTTCCTCCCCAATCTCCTGACGCTTAGCAGTGCGGTCGCGGGTATGGCCTCGATCTTGGTGCTCATGGGGCATTGGGGCACCTCTAGTTTTGAGCAGAAATTCCAATGGGTGTTTTGGCTCGTCACCGCGGCTGTGTTTTTCGACACCATCGACGGTTCTGTCGCACGGCTGCTTCGGGTACAAAGCAGTATGGGGGCTCAGCTCGATAACCTGTGCGACGCAACGACCTTCGGCCTGGCGGTGGGGGTCGCGATCATCGTGTTTCTCGAGCGGGTGCTTTCCCCGGAGTGGGGATCCATATCTTATATTTTGGGTGTTATTTGGCTGCTTGCAGTAATCGTGCGTCTGGCGCGTTTTCAGGTCGACCAGGAAGACTCTGATCCAGCGCAAGCTCATATGTATTTTCGTGGCCTATGTTCACCGATGGCGGCATTATTTGCCGTCTCTCTCATGCAGCTGGCTCTTCGTTTCCCGGCTATTCAAACGATTGCGCCGGTGATCCTTTTGGCCGCTGCCGGATTGATGATTTCGAATTTTCCCTTCGCAGACTTACCCAAGCACTACCTCGGGCGACGTCGTCCGGTTTGGGAAGTCGGCCCCTTTGTCATCGCGGCGCCATTCATCTCAATATCTGGCAGTGTGGCTCTCTTTATTACCTATTTCATCCTGTTGAGTCTAGGCAGTCCGACCAAAGGTAGGGTCGTTTTGCCAAAACGACCGAGCTCATAA
- a CDS encoding fatty acid desaturase: MSSAKENIRSIRDQVQPSPSISTWQVVSTLVFFVATIYGLSVVSSVWLIGFCFLPLLALIGIRLFVLQHDCGHLSLYQRKASNDIAGQVLAWFTTVPYELWRSEHRWHHLNQGNLSSRGVDMMNSPPTVDELKNEPEKADDWNAKVSSMGVFFAGAWSLLVARKSVNEFFMFRQAYLEDAKNAAKLRRGIWVTHIGAIVVHISLFLMLGWQKYAFVLVPAYLLAGGFGSLLFWIQHNFEDSYFAWEDEWDFYKVGTDGSSYLKLPFPLSYFTAHIGLHHVHHLNMQIPNYKLDLARNLVPELARVQPLSFDDLRNSFTHLFWDEVKGKKVKLTREALPPQSPDA, translated from the coding sequence ATGAGTTCCGCGAAAGAGAATATCCGCAGCATTCGAGACCAGGTTCAGCCCTCGCCTTCGATTTCTACATGGCAGGTTGTGAGCACCTTAGTCTTTTTCGTCGCCACGATTTATGGGCTGAGTGTGGTGAGCAGTGTTTGGCTGATTGGCTTTTGTTTCCTGCCGCTCCTGGCTCTGATCGGTATTCGGTTGTTTGTGCTGCAACACGATTGTGGTCACCTCAGCCTCTACCAGCGTAAGGCGTCCAATGATATCGCTGGCCAGGTCTTGGCCTGGTTTACCACGGTACCTTATGAACTTTGGCGAAGTGAGCATCGTTGGCATCATTTGAATCAGGGTAATCTATCCAGCCGAGGTGTAGATATGATGAACAGTCCGCCCACCGTCGATGAGCTAAAAAATGAGCCCGAGAAGGCTGATGACTGGAACGCTAAAGTCTCATCGATGGGAGTCTTTTTTGCGGGAGCTTGGAGCCTCCTGGTGGCGCGGAAATCGGTGAACGAATTTTTTATGTTTCGACAGGCTTACTTAGAAGATGCGAAGAATGCCGCGAAGCTCAGGCGAGGTATTTGGGTGACACACATCGGAGCGATTGTGGTGCATATATCCCTATTCTTGATGCTGGGCTGGCAGAAATATGCATTCGTGTTGGTGCCCGCCTATCTCCTCGCCGGTGGCTTCGGTAGTCTCTTGTTTTGGATCCAGCATAACTTTGAGGACTCTTATTTTGCCTGGGAGGATGAGTGGGACTTTTACAAAGTCGGAACCGATGGTTCGAGCTACCTGAAGCTCCCATTTCCATTGAGCTATTTTACAGCGCATATTGGGCTGCATCACGTGCATCATCTCAACATGCAAATCCCCAACTATAAGTTAGACCTGGCCCGAAATCTGGTTCCTGAACTCGCTCGTGTCCAGCCGCTGAGCTTCGACGATTTACGCAATTCCTTCACCCATTTGTTTTGGGATGAGGTCAAAGGCAAGAAAGTGAAGCTGACGCGTGAAGCGCTTCCTCCCCAATCTCCTGACGCTTAG
- a CDS encoding phosphatidate cytidylyltransferase, giving the protein MGVEPALKLVVGVYGVLVAVTFGLWVVHIKNAQQAWVHDFGERLKSWWCVNTTIGFILISRDRMGCLIFAVLLVISILEIWKTRPNDSSLMGSAALSLIVASAFAPVCIILFRGETFERALLCLAILLTQLNDIYQYCVGRALGRRALAPRISPSKTIEGAMGGILLTAVTSLCVAPLVTQRESFLAISLGIGVGVLGICGDLAYSVVKRRRGIKDFGSLLPGQGGLLDRLDSLTLVVPALFLLMIVSGLI; this is encoded by the coding sequence ATGGGTGTTGAGCCAGCATTAAAACTGGTTGTGGGAGTCTATGGGGTGCTGGTGGCGGTGACCTTTGGCTTGTGGGTTGTGCACATAAAGAATGCTCAGCAAGCATGGGTCCATGATTTTGGTGAACGACTGAAATCCTGGTGGTGTGTGAATACTACGATTGGATTTATCCTCATCTCCAGAGATCGCATGGGGTGTCTCATCTTTGCCGTATTGCTCGTCATCAGCATCCTCGAAATCTGGAAAACTCGACCGAACGACAGCAGCTTGATGGGTTCGGCTGCGTTGTCCCTGATCGTGGCTTCTGCCTTCGCACCGGTGTGTATTATTTTGTTTCGAGGGGAAACGTTTGAACGCGCTCTTTTGTGCCTTGCGATCCTGCTTACTCAGCTTAACGATATCTATCAATATTGTGTAGGGAGAGCGTTAGGTAGACGTGCATTGGCGCCAAGAATCAGTCCGTCTAAAACAATCGAAGGTGCTATGGGAGGCATTTTATTAACCGCTGTGACGAGTCTTTGTGTAGCGCCGTTGGTCACGCAAAGAGAGTCCTTTTTAGCGATCAGTCTAGGTATCGGAGTCGGGGTATTGGGGATCTGTGGAGACTTGGCCTATTCAGTCGTGAAACGGCGCCGGGGCATTAAAGACTTCGGGAGCTTGCTGCCAGGCCAAGGTGGCTTGCTGGATCGCTTGGATAGCTTGACCCTGGTAGTTCCTGCACTCTTCTTGCTAATGATAGTTTCGGGATTGATTTGA
- a CDS encoding SDR family oxidoreductase: MVSIKQSLHGAAIFLTGVTGYFGRALLYRLLSDLGPKRIYVLVRSSGKRSAQERWEAEILSDPNWQKLLPNGLTEALKKKLILIEGDVACPKLGMSPQQLDQLARKLDFIINSAASISFEPPLDEVLSLNINGPLHLLRLAQPAGCPFLQVSTAFVCGNQDGIIAESIENKSTAWIQERIGSIAQIIEEAEERFPDPTRPNQRLEWTKTAAGTLARQEGWPNTYTFSKFLAEQRLVSERGDVPLILFRPTIISSAWRSPYPGWIDGIKGMDALVIAFGQGQLSQFPANKDLPLDLIPVDLAANACLTSLVAGMQLDVSVFQYGTSHAHPLTFYRLAELTLQHYLAHPNSDSAGNDIQVKPLNIPDYDYSIRRIRRLNRLRERIHRGLKHLSAIKPLGRFRRRLAANIRLDLRNMTYMKLYSNFTTTHREFSTGATDAARASLPEDEQHAFYSSYHSIDWDTYIRDIHVPGLRRIKEHTAQ; this comes from the coding sequence TTGGTTTCTATAAAACAGTCTCTACACGGCGCAGCTATTTTCCTCACAGGAGTGACTGGATATTTCGGCCGCGCGCTGCTGTATCGCTTATTAAGCGATTTGGGTCCCAAACGAATTTACGTCCTGGTCCGAAGCTCGGGTAAACGAAGCGCACAGGAACGCTGGGAAGCGGAGATTCTGTCTGACCCCAACTGGCAAAAACTCCTCCCCAACGGTCTCACGGAGGCACTCAAGAAGAAACTGATTCTAATCGAAGGCGATGTGGCCTGCCCGAAACTGGGAATGTCGCCACAGCAACTTGACCAACTCGCAAGGAAACTGGACTTCATCATCAATTCCGCCGCGAGTATCAGCTTCGAGCCGCCCTTAGACGAAGTACTCAGCCTCAATATAAATGGCCCGCTGCATCTACTCAGGCTAGCTCAACCCGCAGGCTGCCCGTTTCTGCAGGTCTCCACTGCCTTCGTTTGCGGCAATCAAGACGGGATTATTGCTGAGTCCATCGAGAATAAATCCACGGCATGGATTCAAGAACGTATCGGCTCGATCGCTCAAATAATCGAAGAAGCTGAGGAGCGCTTTCCAGACCCAACACGTCCAAACCAACGTCTGGAATGGACGAAAACAGCGGCGGGCACGCTAGCTCGCCAGGAAGGCTGGCCCAACACCTACACCTTTTCAAAATTCCTAGCAGAGCAGCGACTGGTCTCAGAGCGCGGTGATGTTCCGCTCATTTTATTTCGCCCCACCATAATTAGCTCTGCTTGGCGGTCTCCCTACCCGGGCTGGATCGATGGCATAAAAGGAATGGATGCCCTGGTCATCGCCTTCGGCCAAGGACAGTTATCCCAGTTCCCGGCCAACAAAGACTTACCGCTCGATTTAATTCCTGTCGACCTTGCGGCCAATGCCTGCCTGACGAGTTTGGTCGCCGGCATGCAGCTTGATGTTTCAGTGTTTCAATACGGCACCTCTCACGCCCATCCCCTCACCTTCTATCGCCTGGCAGAGCTCACACTTCAGCATTACTTGGCACACCCCAACAGCGACTCGGCAGGGAATGACATCCAGGTGAAACCTCTCAACATTCCAGATTATGACTACAGCATCCGGCGTATCAGAAGACTCAACCGGTTGCGGGAACGCATACATCGCGGACTCAAACACCTCTCTGCTATCAAACCCCTAGGCAGATTCAGACGACGCTTGGCTGCAAACATACGTCTAGACCTGCGCAACATGACCTACATGAAGCTATACTCAAACTTTACCACGACTCATAGAGAATTCTCGACCGGTGCAACAGACGCTGCCCGCGCTAGCCTTCCAGAAGACGAGCAGCATGCCTTCTATTCCTCCTATCATTCCATCGACTGGGATACCTACATTCGAGACATACATGTTCCTGGTTTACGCAGAATCAAAGAGCACACTGCCCAATAG